The Malus domestica chromosome 10, GDT2T_hap1 nucleotide sequence CAACGCCCGAAGCTGGTAATGCGTTCATTTGCAATGCCCTACCATTTCCTGATGCAATAAATCGTACGGCTGGCAACGAAGAATCAGTAACAGGTTCAATCTCAAGAAAACTGAAATCATATGCACTGGATCGCTTCAAACTGAACACAGTAACAAGCACAATCCATCCCAACATGGAAACCGCCCAGTAATTGTTCATCCCGTGAATTAAACCCCAAGCAATAGCATACCCAACAATGATTCCAGATAAATGGCCAATAAAACTTGCTTGAGGAACGATGATTGAGGTAAAAATGAGTGACTCAAATGGTGCAAAACTAATGGGAAGTGAGAGAAATCCAAAAAGATGCAACTTTGACGTGGGTTGCTTCACCGAAAGAATTGTCATCCACCCAAAAACAACACATGAATACCCAACAGCCGTCACTCTCCGAAAATATTCAATCTTGAATTTTTGGATTAACAAATGGTAGATTCCCAAGACTAGCACTCCGGATAGCACAACCAACACAAGCGTGTACTGCAGATAATATTCCACCCCGAGCCCTATGGGACCCAGCTTTTCTACTACCCCAAGACTCCAAAGGGCACTCATATTGAAAACAAGATGAATAATGCTTATATGAGAGAAAGCTGAAGTTATAATCCTCCAATGATGCCCTGCAACCGCAGTTTCATAACTCAAGCCCACATGTGAATAGCCAATGTTTTTCTTCTGTATGTAGAACCAAATCGCACTGCATATTCCTATGAAACAACTTGTGGCTGGTTTGTCCAAGATCTCAAAAACCAATGGCCTACCCATCTGTGCCAACCCTTATTTCTCAAGGATGTTTTAAACTCAACCTATACTATCCCGAAACCACAACTTCCACAAATGTAGTAAGCTGCAGAAGAATCAAGACCACTTTTGCACTACCAAACATGGCATGTAGACAGCTCCTTCAAAGTTCATAAATCAAGGGGCTTCCTCAAAACTGCATAACTGTTTTGGAAACTCAGAAAACAGTTCATAAGTTTAGAATTACCCAGATCAAATACCTTCAATAAAATGTGATGATTCACAACACCCACCACCCAAAATGTGCACAAAACACCAACCCTAGAAATGGGAAGGAAACTTTGGGATTCAATCCAAAATCACCTCTCTAACGAATTTAATAAGTTGAGGGATTAGGTTCCAGAAAGATAATTGAATCAGAGTAATTAGAGTTTTGCAGACATGGAACTTACTTATTCACAATTGTATAGGGAATGATAAAGGTCAAAAAAGACTGATTACATCTATAAAATGTATGAAAATAACAAGGGAAAACGTAATATTGGAGAAATTTGTTAAGAATTGTGAATGAAATCAATCTGGACTCAGAGAACAAtctaaaattagggtttttattttcaAGTCAGATAGAGAGTAACAGAAATAAACCCAGATCAACACATGAATGGACTTAAatttgtaattgcataaaaccCCAAATCAGTGAAATACCTGAGTGAGAGTGAGACGGAGGCAGATGCTGTGCGGCGAAGAAGATCTGTGGACGAAGCAGATGGCTGTGAACCAATTGAATCCTCAATGTTTTCTGGGAAACGCAGCTGCAATGTCGAGAGAGATGAGAACGACGAAAGGAATGGGGGAGTTAATAGAGGTCGGCGCATTCCATGAGCGATTTGTAGAGTGTTCTCGTAGTAGTGTTGAAAGTGACGCAAAAGGGAAAAGTATTAACTATTAAGCAAGGTTTTATTCTAAAGGGAGGATTAATCTGCCATTAGCTAATGCTTATTAGGGGTAATCACAAATATTACCAACGGATATACATAACGGTCCCCTTAATCCCTCAAATAAGCTTATTTGAGAGACCTTAGGATGCTCATTCCTTAACTTTTTTCGTAAAGGTCCGTCTATATTTTAGTATATTATTCGTAAATcattaaattgtaaaaaattaaataaattcaaaattattaagATATCCAATTACAGTGAAGTAAAAAGATAAATACCTTTTTCCAAAGAAACAATATTATGACTATCATTTAATCcaacaattaaatggtttgggaTTTAGATGTTTTTGGTAAAGATGATCTTTTATATAAGATCTAAAATGTTGAtcattggatcgttgaaatacaaTGTGGAGTGCGCCTTACAAAGAATCCCTCAACTAAGGGGAGTGTGTATACACACATTTGGGGAACAGATCCGgagcacctttttttttttaaaaaaaaaattctacttTTCTCAAAAATTTTGATACACATTTTTGTGAGCCCATTTCGTATTATACTTTAACAATCCGAACTGTTTATCATTTAGAACATTATTCACAGATCAttcttgtaaaaaaatataaatctaaAACAATTatgacattcatttgtagtgaaaaGTACGGttctatataaaaaataaaaaaaaataaaaaatcctacACTAACAATCGTATAGTTTCAAATTTGGGTATTTGATAGACATCATCTTTAAAGATAAACTTGAAAGATAAACGATTCGAATTATTAAAAAACATTAAGAAGTGAGCTCTGTAAAAAGGTATAAAAATTTGACAGAGCATAACAGAAAATAAACCTAAAACAAATACATACCCAAAACAAGAAAGCAAAGTtgtaaaagcccaaaagcccaaccCCAACACGGAAGTGTCGAAGTGAtattcttgtttgtttgtttgtttttatttggtcagcGCTCGCGCTTGTTATTCTCTGCAATCTCTGAGCTTCGGAACGGTTGGTGAAGGTAAAGCTTGTACTTGTTCCCATCAATTTCCGGCAACTATTAGATGGGTTTAACTTTtactttcttcatcttctgggcATCCCCAGAACCCTGTTTTTCCTTAAAAAACACAATGCTTGTTTGCTGCTGTGCCACCTCCTTTCAATTCATTTTCAAGTTCGTTTCTTGGTggggttttcagttttcaactTCCTTTTGTGTTTATTTCATCTTCCAAAACCAAAGCTTTCCCCCTTCTCACCTTGGTAATTTGGCAGTTGACTTCATACTTGTAACTTGTATGAATCGTAATTGATTAAGAAGGATTTGACTTAATATTCATGCCCCTGAATATTTGTAATAGCTTATAGTTCACATCAGAACTTATAGTgattcagttttcattttttttaattcaaaatttaagTGTTGCGTAATTTTTGGTTCAGGGTTGGGAATGGGATAATCAAATGATATCTAGAGTCACCTGTATATGTTTGATCTTCAACATGTGCGCTTTCGATCATCGTTATGTCTTGGAATCTTATAGTGTTCCGAGGTGGTATGATTTAAAACCTGACTTGAGAGAAAACCAATTTGAGGTTTGAGTTTGTATCAATTTTGTTGCGTGCAAGATTAAGTTAAAGTGAGGTTTctaattgtttgtttgttagttTTTTTCATGAATTTGTTTTCTAGGTGAAAATTGACAATGTGATGCTCCTCTTctattactctctctctctctaagttgAATAAGGTTACTGCAATTTTTTGTAGAGCTTTCATGATAATTGTCGACATACAAtagctttctttcttttttcttttattttttatgtttgataTTGGTTTTGCTTGGTTTGCGGGATGATGCCTGCCATACTGGCATCATTGTGCTCACATGTGAGAACTATTGGTTTTAAAATGCTAGGAAAACACGGATGGCCTTGTAGACTTTATTCAAAAGGATCCGATCAACCAAATTGCTAAACTACATGAACGCCAAGTTTATAATGCATGCATGCACCCTAACGAGTTGCTGCATTAAGTGCAGCAATCTGTATAAACCCTAAAAACAAGTAGATGTACTGACCATAATTTGCAGCCATACTTCTTGTTATGGTGGagtctcttctcttctcttatACTCAGTGCTTATGTGTTCGGAATACACAGTGGGGCTTATCCTTCTTAATGAACACGAAGATTATATACTGAGAAGAGGGACCAATCCACACCATTGATTTTTGGTAACTGCCTCATCCCATTACTGTGACAGTTACCATCAGTTTTTCGAATTATAAACCAACTGagattgttaatttctatcatgGATTCTATCATATCTGTGTGGCTTGTCATCTCGTTGTTGATTCAGTGGTTTTGATGCTCTGTTTCTATAGCTTTCTTACAACTGAAGCTATCTGCTTCAATGGTTACTGCTAATCAGTTAGCCCTTACTCAGTCTCCAGTTTCATTTTTAATTGCAATTGTGGGTAATACTGTTACTGTGAATTGGGATGACTCAAATTATGTCACTTGGAATTTCCAAATTGACCTTTTGTTGGAGGGAAATGGAATAATGGGGTTTATTGATGGATCTATTCCCCGTCCTGATAAATTTTCTCAAGTTGTATGCGATGATAGTATTATTGAGAATGCTGCTGTGATTTCTGATCACTGCTACTTTACCTCTTTCCTCATTTTCATGCATCATCGGTTGTCATAATTCTCAGGAAATGTGGATTACTCTTAGAGAACGATTTGCTAATGTCACTAGAAGTGGTATTAGAAAGAGCTGTTATTGCCGTTGTGGCAATGGCGAGGATTTAGTCATCTTGAATTGTAAGTCTAATAGTTCAAAGATATATGTTCTCATATTCTGGGGGTAAAATTTGCTTATTCCAGATCTCAAAGAAACAGTTGTGGAGTAGTTGTCTGACCAACGAGAAGATGATTGTGAGAATTGTAGTCATGCTAGACTTTGTGAGGTCAAATCTATATGATTGTATGACTGATATTGGAATTGTTTAATTGCATTAGTTATTTACCAGGTATCCTTGGCAGTCATAAAATGgtggtggtttttttttttctgataagCATGATAGAAGTTGGTTTTTTTTGCTGATTTCCATACCATTGCTCTATCAATTTTATTATGTTATTGGTGTCTTAAAACTGAAGATGTTATTG carries:
- the LOC103444504 gene encoding RHOMBOID-like protein 13 produces the protein MGRPLVFEILDKPATSCFIGICSAIWFYIQKKNIGYSHVGLSYETAVAGHHWRIITSAFSHISIIHLVFNMSALWSLGVVEKLGPIGLGVEYYLQYTLVLVVLSGVLVLGIYHLLIQKFKIEYFRRVTAVGYSCVVFGWMTILSVKQPTSKLHLFGFLSLPISFAPFESLIFTSIIVPQASFIGHLSGIIVGYAIAWGLIHGMNNYWAVSMLGWIVLVTVFSLKRSSAYDFSFLEIEPVTDSSLPAVRFIASGNGRALQMNALPASGVELV